In Nomia melanderi isolate GNS246 chromosome 4, iyNomMela1, whole genome shotgun sequence, the following are encoded in one genomic region:
- the Pitslre gene encoding cyclin dependent kinase 11B pitslre isoform X3 has translation MSENRLNMDIDNQSEDGEIKKSPSKDMDDFSFSEEDGGDTADSLDIKPPQAIVRHHKSNSSRRRDKHGDRRDRREEKERKSRHHDRGEDRHRDKHRHRRHGVDLLERSERSEGSKRDRERLERLERLESHRERESRHDRKERSTGDRVLEDLRERLLDKRRERREDSRDIRDYKGDTRRDIRIDDSRELHSRERREIRIEDVRERRDIRTITDDVRERREIRMEEHRHMRVIEEQYSENELLERTERSEKRHKRSHKHDRLRDRDREKVEREKEHREKQLREAMEIVSEEPDEMEMNEIPIPPKDPKEMTEQELRKERLLEADREMARRKEVSRMELEARRMKRGEKRPLSPDNNQDPSVVELSDESPSPVHSDEVRSKSVESRHSSDGQRSIRERSSERHSSDSSESSSEDDDESNDSNKGSNADSNDGSDYNNPSPLSVDRLAKSDHSDGESPGHVDSNGASKTVEEEEKKEEEPELPPYLPAIQGCRSVEEFQCLNRIEEGTYGVVYRARDKRTDEIVALKRLKMEKEKEGFPITSLREINTLLKAQHPNIVTVREIVVGSNMDKIFIVMDYVEHDLKSLMETMKQKKQVFIPGEVKCLMQQLLRAVAHLHDNWILHRDLKTSNLLLSHRGILKVGDFGLAREYGSPLRQYTPIVVTLWYRAPELLLSGKEYSTPVDMWSVGCIFAELLRMEALFPGKSEIDQLNRIFKELGTPNDRIWPGYSKLPMVQKIPFAHYPVNNLRQRFSLSLSDLGIELLNKFLTYDPQQRITAEDALKHGYFTEAPLPIDPQMFPTWPAKSELGVRTANASPKPPSGGKEYKQLGDGDEADLSNSGFHMGLMEGGRQPPVGGGFHLKF, from the exons ATGTCCGAAAACAGGCTTAACATGGATATCGATAACCAAAGCGAAGATGGAGAGATAAAGAAAAGTCCTTCAAAAGACATGGATGACTTTAG TTTTTCAGAGGAGGATGGAGGAGATACAGCAGATTCTTTGGATATAAAACCGCCACAGGCTATCGTAAGGCATCACAAATCTAACTCCTCTAGAAGAAGAGATAAGCACGGGGATAGGAGGGATCGTAGggaagagaaagaacgaaagtcTAGGCATCACGATCGCGGGGAGGATAGACATAGAGATAAACATAGACATCGTAGACACGGCGTAGATTTGTTAGAAAGATCGGAACGTTCGGAGGGATCCAAAAGGGATAGAGAACGATTAGAGAGACTCGAGAGATTAGAGAGTCATAGGGAGAGGGAATCGAGGCATGATAGGAAAGAGAGGAGTACAGGTGATCGAGTTTTAGAGGATTTAAGAGAAAG GTTGCTCgacaagagaagagagaggcgGGAAGATTCTAGGGACATTAGGGATTACAAGGGGGATACTCGACGCGACATTCGTATAGACGATTCCCGGGAATTGCATTCTCGTGAACGCAGAGAGATACGAATAGAGGACGTAAGGGAGCGCCGTGATATTCGCACTATCACGGATGACGTTCGGGAACGTCGTGAAATTCGCATGGAGGAGCACAGGCACATGAGAGTGATAGAGGAGCAGTATTCCGAAAATGAACTTTTGGAACGGACCGAGAGAAGCGAGAAGCGACACAAGAGATCCCACAAACACGATCGACTTCGcgacagggacagggaaaaggTAGAAAGGGAGAAGGAGCACAGGGAGAAGCAGTTGCGCGAAGCGATGGAAATCGTCTCCGAAGAACCCGATGAAATGGAGATGAATGAAATCCCGATACCGCCCAAGGATCCCAAAGAAATGACCGAGCAAGAGCTCAGGAAGGAAAGACTGTTGGAAGCCGACAGGGAAATGGCTAGAAGAAAAGAGGTCTCTAGAATGGAATTGGAAGCGCGACGAATGAAAAGGGGGGAGAAACGACCTTTGAGTCCCGATAATAATCAAGATCCCTCCGTTGTCGAATTGTCGGATGAAAGTCCAAGTCCAGTTCATTCGGATGAAGTTCGTTCCAAGTCGGTGGA GTCCAGGCACTCGTCCGACGGGCAAAGGAGTATTCGCGAACGGTCATCGGAGAGACATTCTTCCGATTCGTCCGAATCGAGTAGCGAAGACGACGACGAGTCCAACGACTCGAATAAAGGTTCGAACGCCGATTCGAATGACGGTTCCGATTACAATAATCCGAGTCCTCTGTCCGTTGACCGGCTAGCCAAGTCCGATCATTCCGACGGAGAATCACCTGGACACGTGGACTCTAACGGCGCGTCGAAAACCGTCgaggaagaggagaaaaaggaggaagagcCCGAATTACCTCCCTATTTGCCAGCGATTCAAG GTTGCAGAAGCGTCGAGGAATTCCAATGTCTGAACCGAATCGAGGAGGGTACATACGGCGTGGTGTACAGAGCTCGCGACAAACGCACGGACGAGATCGTTGCTCTGAAGCGTTTGAagatggagaaagagaaagaagggtTCCCAATCACCAGTCTCAGGGAGATAAATACTCTGTTGAAAGCACAGCATCCGAATATCGTGACTGTCCGAGAAATAGTCGTCGGTAGTAACatggataaaatattcatagtgaTGGATTATGTGGAGCACGATTTAAAGTCGCTAatggaaacaatgaaacagaaGAAGCAGGTGTTCATACCAG GAGAAGTCAAGTGCCTTATGCAGCAATTGTTGAGAGCAGTCGCGCACTTGCACGACAATTGGATACTTCATCGAGACTTGAAAACATCGAATTTGCTGTTGAGTCATCGAGGCATCTTGAAGGTTGGTGATTTTGGTTTAGCCCGAGAGTACGGTTCACCGTTGAGACAATATACTCCGATCGTCGTAACGCTTTGGTACAGAGCTCCCGAATTGCTTCTGAGCGGAAAGGAATACAGTACACCCGTCGACATGTGGTCTGTGGG ATGTATCTTCGCGGAATTACTAAGAATGGAAGCGCTGTTTCCAGGCAAATCCGAGATCGACCAGTTAAACAGAATATTCAAAGAACTGGGTACGCCGAACGATCGAATATGGCCAGGGTACAGTAAGCTGCCGATGGTGCAGAAGATCCCGTTTGCTCATTACCCTGTAAACAACTTGAGGCAGCGTTTTAGTTTGTCACTGTCCGACTTGGGCATTGAATTGTTGAACAA GTTTCTCACGTACGACCCTCAGCAACGAATAACGGCGGAAGATGCGCTGAAGCATGGCTACTTCACGGAAGCTCCTTTGCCGATCGATCCGCAAATGTTCCCAACGTGGCCGGCAAAGTCCGAGCTTGGAGTTAGGACGGCGAATGCTTCCCCCAAGCCACCGAGCGGTGGCAAAGAGTACAAACAATTGGGCGACGGCGACGAAGCCGATTTAAGTAATTCCGGTTTCCACATGGGTCTCATGGAAGGTGGAAGACAACCACCCGTTGGCGGTGGTTTCCACTTGAAGTTTTAG
- the Pitslre gene encoding cyclin dependent kinase 11B pitslre isoform X2, with product MRLNMDIDNQSEDGEIKKSPSKDMDDFSFSEEDGGDTADSLDIKPPQAIVRHHKSNSSRRRDKHGDRRDRREEKERKSRHHDRGEDRHRDKHRHRRHGVDLLERSERSEGSKRDRERLERLERLESHRERESRHDRKERSTGDRVLEDLRERCLIYRLLDKRRERREDSRDIRDYKGDTRRDIRIDDSRELHSRERREIRIEDVRERRDIRTITDDVRERREIRMEEHRHMRVIEEQYSENELLERTERSEKRHKRSHKHDRLRDRDREKVEREKEHREKQLREAMEIVSEEPDEMEMNEIPIPPKDPKEMTEQELRKERLLEADREMARRKEVSRMELEARRMKRGEKRPLSPDNNQDPSVVELSDESPSPVHSDEVRSKSVESRHSSDGQRSIRERSSERHSSDSSESSSEDDDESNDSNKGSNADSNDGSDYNNPSPLSVDRLAKSDHSDGESPGHVDSNGASKTVEEEEKKEEEPELPPYLPAIQGCRSVEEFQCLNRIEEGTYGVVYRARDKRTDEIVALKRLKMEKEKEGFPITSLREINTLLKAQHPNIVTVREIVVGSNMDKIFIVMDYVEHDLKSLMETMKQKKQVFIPGEVKCLMQQLLRAVAHLHDNWILHRDLKTSNLLLSHRGILKVGDFGLAREYGSPLRQYTPIVVTLWYRAPELLLSGKEYSTPVDMWSVGCIFAELLRMEALFPGKSEIDQLNRIFKELGTPNDRIWPGYSKLPMVQKIPFAHYPVNNLRQRFSLSLSDLGIELLNKFLTYDPQQRITAEDALKHGYFTEAPLPIDPQMFPTWPAKSELGVRTANASPKPPSGGKEYKQLGDGDEADLSNSGFHMGLMEGGRQPPVGGGFHLKF from the exons ATGAG GCTTAACATGGATATCGATAACCAAAGCGAAGATGGAGAGATAAAGAAAAGTCCTTCAAAAGACATGGATGACTTTAG TTTTTCAGAGGAGGATGGAGGAGATACAGCAGATTCTTTGGATATAAAACCGCCACAGGCTATCGTAAGGCATCACAAATCTAACTCCTCTAGAAGAAGAGATAAGCACGGGGATAGGAGGGATCGTAGggaagagaaagaacgaaagtcTAGGCATCACGATCGCGGGGAGGATAGACATAGAGATAAACATAGACATCGTAGACACGGCGTAGATTTGTTAGAAAGATCGGAACGTTCGGAGGGATCCAAAAGGGATAGAGAACGATTAGAGAGACTCGAGAGATTAGAGAGTCATAGGGAGAGGGAATCGAGGCATGATAGGAAAGAGAGGAGTACAGGTGATCGAGTTTTAGAGGATTTAAGAGAAAG GTGTCTGATTTACAGGTTGCTCgacaagagaagagagaggcgGGAAGATTCTAGGGACATTAGGGATTACAAGGGGGATACTCGACGCGACATTCGTATAGACGATTCCCGGGAATTGCATTCTCGTGAACGCAGAGAGATACGAATAGAGGACGTAAGGGAGCGCCGTGATATTCGCACTATCACGGATGACGTTCGGGAACGTCGTGAAATTCGCATGGAGGAGCACAGGCACATGAGAGTGATAGAGGAGCAGTATTCCGAAAATGAACTTTTGGAACGGACCGAGAGAAGCGAGAAGCGACACAAGAGATCCCACAAACACGATCGACTTCGcgacagggacagggaaaaggTAGAAAGGGAGAAGGAGCACAGGGAGAAGCAGTTGCGCGAAGCGATGGAAATCGTCTCCGAAGAACCCGATGAAATGGAGATGAATGAAATCCCGATACCGCCCAAGGATCCCAAAGAAATGACCGAGCAAGAGCTCAGGAAGGAAAGACTGTTGGAAGCCGACAGGGAAATGGCTAGAAGAAAAGAGGTCTCTAGAATGGAATTGGAAGCGCGACGAATGAAAAGGGGGGAGAAACGACCTTTGAGTCCCGATAATAATCAAGATCCCTCCGTTGTCGAATTGTCGGATGAAAGTCCAAGTCCAGTTCATTCGGATGAAGTTCGTTCCAAGTCGGTGGA GTCCAGGCACTCGTCCGACGGGCAAAGGAGTATTCGCGAACGGTCATCGGAGAGACATTCTTCCGATTCGTCCGAATCGAGTAGCGAAGACGACGACGAGTCCAACGACTCGAATAAAGGTTCGAACGCCGATTCGAATGACGGTTCCGATTACAATAATCCGAGTCCTCTGTCCGTTGACCGGCTAGCCAAGTCCGATCATTCCGACGGAGAATCACCTGGACACGTGGACTCTAACGGCGCGTCGAAAACCGTCgaggaagaggagaaaaaggaggaagagcCCGAATTACCTCCCTATTTGCCAGCGATTCAAG GTTGCAGAAGCGTCGAGGAATTCCAATGTCTGAACCGAATCGAGGAGGGTACATACGGCGTGGTGTACAGAGCTCGCGACAAACGCACGGACGAGATCGTTGCTCTGAAGCGTTTGAagatggagaaagagaaagaagggtTCCCAATCACCAGTCTCAGGGAGATAAATACTCTGTTGAAAGCACAGCATCCGAATATCGTGACTGTCCGAGAAATAGTCGTCGGTAGTAACatggataaaatattcatagtgaTGGATTATGTGGAGCACGATTTAAAGTCGCTAatggaaacaatgaaacagaaGAAGCAGGTGTTCATACCAG GAGAAGTCAAGTGCCTTATGCAGCAATTGTTGAGAGCAGTCGCGCACTTGCACGACAATTGGATACTTCATCGAGACTTGAAAACATCGAATTTGCTGTTGAGTCATCGAGGCATCTTGAAGGTTGGTGATTTTGGTTTAGCCCGAGAGTACGGTTCACCGTTGAGACAATATACTCCGATCGTCGTAACGCTTTGGTACAGAGCTCCCGAATTGCTTCTGAGCGGAAAGGAATACAGTACACCCGTCGACATGTGGTCTGTGGG ATGTATCTTCGCGGAATTACTAAGAATGGAAGCGCTGTTTCCAGGCAAATCCGAGATCGACCAGTTAAACAGAATATTCAAAGAACTGGGTACGCCGAACGATCGAATATGGCCAGGGTACAGTAAGCTGCCGATGGTGCAGAAGATCCCGTTTGCTCATTACCCTGTAAACAACTTGAGGCAGCGTTTTAGTTTGTCACTGTCCGACTTGGGCATTGAATTGTTGAACAA GTTTCTCACGTACGACCCTCAGCAACGAATAACGGCGGAAGATGCGCTGAAGCATGGCTACTTCACGGAAGCTCCTTTGCCGATCGATCCGCAAATGTTCCCAACGTGGCCGGCAAAGTCCGAGCTTGGAGTTAGGACGGCGAATGCTTCCCCCAAGCCACCGAGCGGTGGCAAAGAGTACAAACAATTGGGCGACGGCGACGAAGCCGATTTAAGTAATTCCGGTTTCCACATGGGTCTCATGGAAGGTGGAAGACAACCACCCGTTGGCGGTGGTTTCCACTTGAAGTTTTAG
- the Pitslre gene encoding cyclin dependent kinase 11B pitslre isoform X1: MSENRLNMDIDNQSEDGEIKKSPSKDMDDFSFSEEDGGDTADSLDIKPPQAIVRHHKSNSSRRRDKHGDRRDRREEKERKSRHHDRGEDRHRDKHRHRRHGVDLLERSERSEGSKRDRERLERLERLESHRERESRHDRKERSTGDRVLEDLRERCLIYRLLDKRRERREDSRDIRDYKGDTRRDIRIDDSRELHSRERREIRIEDVRERRDIRTITDDVRERREIRMEEHRHMRVIEEQYSENELLERTERSEKRHKRSHKHDRLRDRDREKVEREKEHREKQLREAMEIVSEEPDEMEMNEIPIPPKDPKEMTEQELRKERLLEADREMARRKEVSRMELEARRMKRGEKRPLSPDNNQDPSVVELSDESPSPVHSDEVRSKSVESRHSSDGQRSIRERSSERHSSDSSESSSEDDDESNDSNKGSNADSNDGSDYNNPSPLSVDRLAKSDHSDGESPGHVDSNGASKTVEEEEKKEEEPELPPYLPAIQGCRSVEEFQCLNRIEEGTYGVVYRARDKRTDEIVALKRLKMEKEKEGFPITSLREINTLLKAQHPNIVTVREIVVGSNMDKIFIVMDYVEHDLKSLMETMKQKKQVFIPGEVKCLMQQLLRAVAHLHDNWILHRDLKTSNLLLSHRGILKVGDFGLAREYGSPLRQYTPIVVTLWYRAPELLLSGKEYSTPVDMWSVGCIFAELLRMEALFPGKSEIDQLNRIFKELGTPNDRIWPGYSKLPMVQKIPFAHYPVNNLRQRFSLSLSDLGIELLNKFLTYDPQQRITAEDALKHGYFTEAPLPIDPQMFPTWPAKSELGVRTANASPKPPSGGKEYKQLGDGDEADLSNSGFHMGLMEGGRQPPVGGGFHLKF, from the exons ATGTCCGAAAACAGGCTTAACATGGATATCGATAACCAAAGCGAAGATGGAGAGATAAAGAAAAGTCCTTCAAAAGACATGGATGACTTTAG TTTTTCAGAGGAGGATGGAGGAGATACAGCAGATTCTTTGGATATAAAACCGCCACAGGCTATCGTAAGGCATCACAAATCTAACTCCTCTAGAAGAAGAGATAAGCACGGGGATAGGAGGGATCGTAGggaagagaaagaacgaaagtcTAGGCATCACGATCGCGGGGAGGATAGACATAGAGATAAACATAGACATCGTAGACACGGCGTAGATTTGTTAGAAAGATCGGAACGTTCGGAGGGATCCAAAAGGGATAGAGAACGATTAGAGAGACTCGAGAGATTAGAGAGTCATAGGGAGAGGGAATCGAGGCATGATAGGAAAGAGAGGAGTACAGGTGATCGAGTTTTAGAGGATTTAAGAGAAAG GTGTCTGATTTACAGGTTGCTCgacaagagaagagagaggcgGGAAGATTCTAGGGACATTAGGGATTACAAGGGGGATACTCGACGCGACATTCGTATAGACGATTCCCGGGAATTGCATTCTCGTGAACGCAGAGAGATACGAATAGAGGACGTAAGGGAGCGCCGTGATATTCGCACTATCACGGATGACGTTCGGGAACGTCGTGAAATTCGCATGGAGGAGCACAGGCACATGAGAGTGATAGAGGAGCAGTATTCCGAAAATGAACTTTTGGAACGGACCGAGAGAAGCGAGAAGCGACACAAGAGATCCCACAAACACGATCGACTTCGcgacagggacagggaaaaggTAGAAAGGGAGAAGGAGCACAGGGAGAAGCAGTTGCGCGAAGCGATGGAAATCGTCTCCGAAGAACCCGATGAAATGGAGATGAATGAAATCCCGATACCGCCCAAGGATCCCAAAGAAATGACCGAGCAAGAGCTCAGGAAGGAAAGACTGTTGGAAGCCGACAGGGAAATGGCTAGAAGAAAAGAGGTCTCTAGAATGGAATTGGAAGCGCGACGAATGAAAAGGGGGGAGAAACGACCTTTGAGTCCCGATAATAATCAAGATCCCTCCGTTGTCGAATTGTCGGATGAAAGTCCAAGTCCAGTTCATTCGGATGAAGTTCGTTCCAAGTCGGTGGA GTCCAGGCACTCGTCCGACGGGCAAAGGAGTATTCGCGAACGGTCATCGGAGAGACATTCTTCCGATTCGTCCGAATCGAGTAGCGAAGACGACGACGAGTCCAACGACTCGAATAAAGGTTCGAACGCCGATTCGAATGACGGTTCCGATTACAATAATCCGAGTCCTCTGTCCGTTGACCGGCTAGCCAAGTCCGATCATTCCGACGGAGAATCACCTGGACACGTGGACTCTAACGGCGCGTCGAAAACCGTCgaggaagaggagaaaaaggaggaagagcCCGAATTACCTCCCTATTTGCCAGCGATTCAAG GTTGCAGAAGCGTCGAGGAATTCCAATGTCTGAACCGAATCGAGGAGGGTACATACGGCGTGGTGTACAGAGCTCGCGACAAACGCACGGACGAGATCGTTGCTCTGAAGCGTTTGAagatggagaaagagaaagaagggtTCCCAATCACCAGTCTCAGGGAGATAAATACTCTGTTGAAAGCACAGCATCCGAATATCGTGACTGTCCGAGAAATAGTCGTCGGTAGTAACatggataaaatattcatagtgaTGGATTATGTGGAGCACGATTTAAAGTCGCTAatggaaacaatgaaacagaaGAAGCAGGTGTTCATACCAG GAGAAGTCAAGTGCCTTATGCAGCAATTGTTGAGAGCAGTCGCGCACTTGCACGACAATTGGATACTTCATCGAGACTTGAAAACATCGAATTTGCTGTTGAGTCATCGAGGCATCTTGAAGGTTGGTGATTTTGGTTTAGCCCGAGAGTACGGTTCACCGTTGAGACAATATACTCCGATCGTCGTAACGCTTTGGTACAGAGCTCCCGAATTGCTTCTGAGCGGAAAGGAATACAGTACACCCGTCGACATGTGGTCTGTGGG ATGTATCTTCGCGGAATTACTAAGAATGGAAGCGCTGTTTCCAGGCAAATCCGAGATCGACCAGTTAAACAGAATATTCAAAGAACTGGGTACGCCGAACGATCGAATATGGCCAGGGTACAGTAAGCTGCCGATGGTGCAGAAGATCCCGTTTGCTCATTACCCTGTAAACAACTTGAGGCAGCGTTTTAGTTTGTCACTGTCCGACTTGGGCATTGAATTGTTGAACAA GTTTCTCACGTACGACCCTCAGCAACGAATAACGGCGGAAGATGCGCTGAAGCATGGCTACTTCACGGAAGCTCCTTTGCCGATCGATCCGCAAATGTTCCCAACGTGGCCGGCAAAGTCCGAGCTTGGAGTTAGGACGGCGAATGCTTCCCCCAAGCCACCGAGCGGTGGCAAAGAGTACAAACAATTGGGCGACGGCGACGAAGCCGATTTAAGTAATTCCGGTTTCCACATGGGTCTCATGGAAGGTGGAAGACAACCACCCGTTGGCGGTGGTTTCCACTTGAAGTTTTAG
- the Pitslre gene encoding cyclin dependent kinase 11B pitslre isoform X4: MTLEEDGGDTADSLDIKPPQAIVRHHKSNSSRRRDKHGDRRDRREEKERKSRHHDRGEDRHRDKHRHRRHGVDLLERSERSEGSKRDRERLERLERLESHRERESRHDRKERSTGDRVLEDLRERCLIYRLLDKRRERREDSRDIRDYKGDTRRDIRIDDSRELHSRERREIRIEDVRERRDIRTITDDVRERREIRMEEHRHMRVIEEQYSENELLERTERSEKRHKRSHKHDRLRDRDREKVEREKEHREKQLREAMEIVSEEPDEMEMNEIPIPPKDPKEMTEQELRKERLLEADREMARRKEVSRMELEARRMKRGEKRPLSPDNNQDPSVVELSDESPSPVHSDEVRSKSVESRHSSDGQRSIRERSSERHSSDSSESSSEDDDESNDSNKGSNADSNDGSDYNNPSPLSVDRLAKSDHSDGESPGHVDSNGASKTVEEEEKKEEEPELPPYLPAIQGCRSVEEFQCLNRIEEGTYGVVYRARDKRTDEIVALKRLKMEKEKEGFPITSLREINTLLKAQHPNIVTVREIVVGSNMDKIFIVMDYVEHDLKSLMETMKQKKQVFIPGEVKCLMQQLLRAVAHLHDNWILHRDLKTSNLLLSHRGILKVGDFGLAREYGSPLRQYTPIVVTLWYRAPELLLSGKEYSTPVDMWSVGCIFAELLRMEALFPGKSEIDQLNRIFKELGTPNDRIWPGYSKLPMVQKIPFAHYPVNNLRQRFSLSLSDLGIELLNKFLTYDPQQRITAEDALKHGYFTEAPLPIDPQMFPTWPAKSELGVRTANASPKPPSGGKEYKQLGDGDEADLSNSGFHMGLMEGGRQPPVGGGFHLKF, translated from the exons ATGACTTTAG AGGAGGATGGAGGAGATACAGCAGATTCTTTGGATATAAAACCGCCACAGGCTATCGTAAGGCATCACAAATCTAACTCCTCTAGAAGAAGAGATAAGCACGGGGATAGGAGGGATCGTAGggaagagaaagaacgaaagtcTAGGCATCACGATCGCGGGGAGGATAGACATAGAGATAAACATAGACATCGTAGACACGGCGTAGATTTGTTAGAAAGATCGGAACGTTCGGAGGGATCCAAAAGGGATAGAGAACGATTAGAGAGACTCGAGAGATTAGAGAGTCATAGGGAGAGGGAATCGAGGCATGATAGGAAAGAGAGGAGTACAGGTGATCGAGTTTTAGAGGATTTAAGAGAAAG GTGTCTGATTTACAGGTTGCTCgacaagagaagagagaggcgGGAAGATTCTAGGGACATTAGGGATTACAAGGGGGATACTCGACGCGACATTCGTATAGACGATTCCCGGGAATTGCATTCTCGTGAACGCAGAGAGATACGAATAGAGGACGTAAGGGAGCGCCGTGATATTCGCACTATCACGGATGACGTTCGGGAACGTCGTGAAATTCGCATGGAGGAGCACAGGCACATGAGAGTGATAGAGGAGCAGTATTCCGAAAATGAACTTTTGGAACGGACCGAGAGAAGCGAGAAGCGACACAAGAGATCCCACAAACACGATCGACTTCGcgacagggacagggaaaaggTAGAAAGGGAGAAGGAGCACAGGGAGAAGCAGTTGCGCGAAGCGATGGAAATCGTCTCCGAAGAACCCGATGAAATGGAGATGAATGAAATCCCGATACCGCCCAAGGATCCCAAAGAAATGACCGAGCAAGAGCTCAGGAAGGAAAGACTGTTGGAAGCCGACAGGGAAATGGCTAGAAGAAAAGAGGTCTCTAGAATGGAATTGGAAGCGCGACGAATGAAAAGGGGGGAGAAACGACCTTTGAGTCCCGATAATAATCAAGATCCCTCCGTTGTCGAATTGTCGGATGAAAGTCCAAGTCCAGTTCATTCGGATGAAGTTCGTTCCAAGTCGGTGGA GTCCAGGCACTCGTCCGACGGGCAAAGGAGTATTCGCGAACGGTCATCGGAGAGACATTCTTCCGATTCGTCCGAATCGAGTAGCGAAGACGACGACGAGTCCAACGACTCGAATAAAGGTTCGAACGCCGATTCGAATGACGGTTCCGATTACAATAATCCGAGTCCTCTGTCCGTTGACCGGCTAGCCAAGTCCGATCATTCCGACGGAGAATCACCTGGACACGTGGACTCTAACGGCGCGTCGAAAACCGTCgaggaagaggagaaaaaggaggaagagcCCGAATTACCTCCCTATTTGCCAGCGATTCAAG GTTGCAGAAGCGTCGAGGAATTCCAATGTCTGAACCGAATCGAGGAGGGTACATACGGCGTGGTGTACAGAGCTCGCGACAAACGCACGGACGAGATCGTTGCTCTGAAGCGTTTGAagatggagaaagagaaagaagggtTCCCAATCACCAGTCTCAGGGAGATAAATACTCTGTTGAAAGCACAGCATCCGAATATCGTGACTGTCCGAGAAATAGTCGTCGGTAGTAACatggataaaatattcatagtgaTGGATTATGTGGAGCACGATTTAAAGTCGCTAatggaaacaatgaaacagaaGAAGCAGGTGTTCATACCAG GAGAAGTCAAGTGCCTTATGCAGCAATTGTTGAGAGCAGTCGCGCACTTGCACGACAATTGGATACTTCATCGAGACTTGAAAACATCGAATTTGCTGTTGAGTCATCGAGGCATCTTGAAGGTTGGTGATTTTGGTTTAGCCCGAGAGTACGGTTCACCGTTGAGACAATATACTCCGATCGTCGTAACGCTTTGGTACAGAGCTCCCGAATTGCTTCTGAGCGGAAAGGAATACAGTACACCCGTCGACATGTGGTCTGTGGG ATGTATCTTCGCGGAATTACTAAGAATGGAAGCGCTGTTTCCAGGCAAATCCGAGATCGACCAGTTAAACAGAATATTCAAAGAACTGGGTACGCCGAACGATCGAATATGGCCAGGGTACAGTAAGCTGCCGATGGTGCAGAAGATCCCGTTTGCTCATTACCCTGTAAACAACTTGAGGCAGCGTTTTAGTTTGTCACTGTCCGACTTGGGCATTGAATTGTTGAACAA GTTTCTCACGTACGACCCTCAGCAACGAATAACGGCGGAAGATGCGCTGAAGCATGGCTACTTCACGGAAGCTCCTTTGCCGATCGATCCGCAAATGTTCCCAACGTGGCCGGCAAAGTCCGAGCTTGGAGTTAGGACGGCGAATGCTTCCCCCAAGCCACCGAGCGGTGGCAAAGAGTACAAACAATTGGGCGACGGCGACGAAGCCGATTTAAGTAATTCCGGTTTCCACATGGGTCTCATGGAAGGTGGAAGACAACCACCCGTTGGCGGTGGTTTCCACTTGAAGTTTTAG